A section of the Macadamia integrifolia cultivar HAES 741 chromosome 9, SCU_Mint_v3, whole genome shotgun sequence genome encodes:
- the LOC122089675 gene encoding F-box protein CPR1-like, translating into MSSKNLPEDLIIDILSRLPVKSLLRFRCVSKPWCTLITDPSFIKMHLNRSLAINTNLTLIYKNSIDFYSVDLDAWELNHPLKSQIFRPSRVLEDRPRHGFIGSFDLTDEEYQEMPSPDIDYDFAEDMMFLMKVGVLGGQLCLVCNFRFGVEIWMMKDYGVRDSWVKPWF; encoded by the exons ATGTCAAGCAAGAACCTCCCTGAAGACCTCATCATCGATATACTTTCAAGGCTACCAGTCAAGTCTCTTCTAAGATTCAGGTGTGTATCCAAACCATGGTGTACTCTTATAACAGATCCTTCTTTCATCAAAATGCACCTCAATCGATCCCTTGCAATCAATACCAACCTCACACTCATTTACAAAAACTCCATTGATTTCTACTCTGTTGACTTAGATGCTTGGGAACTCAATCATCCTCTCAAATCTCAAATCTTCAGACCCTCACGTGTATTGG AGGACAGGCCTAGACATGGGTTTATAGGTTCCTTTGACCTTACAGATGAGGAGTATCAAGAGATGCCATCGCCTGACATTGACTATGACTTTGCGGAGGATATGATGTTTCTCATGAAAGTTGGGGTTCTTGGAGGACAACTCTGTTTGGTCTGTAACTTCAGATTCGGTGTTGAGATTTGgatgatgaaggattatggtgTGAGGGACTCTTGGGtgaaaccatggttttaa
- the LOC122087903 gene encoding F-box protein CPR1-like, protein MIHHTLSFLSEDRKQIMPSKNLPEELILDILSRLPVKSLLRFRCVSKPWCILITDPSFIKMHLNRSLATNTNLTLIYRNSIDFYSVDLDAWEFNHPLKSQFFRPTRLLGSCNGLLCILNCEDDTFLWNPSTTMHQKLPLIPIDHTLYDYAYGFGYDPITDDYKVLRVVGFHSNDHSWHSKVMVYSLRNNSWRRIEDMQFPSISLEWMRGLLVNSALHWVTEDWTGHGFLVSFDLTDEEYREMPLPDIVDYDFVDDKFLMKVGVLGGQLCLVCSFSFRVEIWVMKDYGVRESWVKMFSNEEHFVIWQFYYLTPVCYSKNGEFILRRGGRCGSLILYDPHRGMASNLRNYCPDDIEICVGSLVPINMPKMELNKKKMEEKETKGII, encoded by the coding sequence ATGATCCACCACACTCTTTCGTTTCTCTCTGAAGATAGGAAGCAAATAATGCCAAGCAAGAACCTCCCAGAGGAACTCATCCTTGATATACTTTCAAGGCTACCAGTCAAGTCTCTTCTAAGATTCAGGTGCGTATCCAAACCATGGTGTATTCTTATAACAGATCCTTCTTTCATCAAAATGCACCTCAACCGATCCCTTGCAACCAATACCAACCTCACCCTCATTTACAGAAACTCCATTGATTTCTACTCTGTTGACTTAGATGCTTGGGAATTCAATCATcctctcaaatctcaattcttCAGACCCACACGTTTATTGGGTTCTTGTAACGGCTTACTCTGTATACTTAACTGTGAGGATGACACATTCCTCTGGAATCCTTCCACCACAATGCATCAGAAGCTGCCCTTAATACCTATAGATCATACTCTCTATGACTATGCTTATGGATTTGGTTATGACCCCATCACCGACGATTACAAGGTGTTAAGGGTTGTGGGGTTTCACAGTAATGATCATAGTTGGCATTCGAAGGTGATGGTCTATTCACTTCGCAACAACTCATGGAGAAGGATAGAGGACATGCAGttcccctccatctctctcgAATGGATGCGTGGGCTTCTTGTAAATTCTGCTCTTCATTGGGTCACAGAGGACTGGACTGGACATGGGTTTCTCGTTTCCTTTGACCTTACAGATGAGGAGTATCGAGAGATGCCATTGCCTGACATTGTGGACTATGACTTTGTGGATGATAAGTTTCTTATGAAAGTTGGGGTTCTTGGAGGACAACTCTGTTTGGTCTGTAGCTTCAGTTTCCGTGTTGAGATTTgggtgatgaaggattatggtgTGAGGGAGTCTTGGGTGAAAATGTTCTCGAATGAAGAACATTTTGTGATATGGCAGTTTTATTACCTCACGCCTGTATGCTATTCAAAGAATGGAGAATTTATACTCCGTAGGGGTGGTAGGTGCGGATCGCTGATCCTCTATGACCCCCATAGAGGAATGGCTAGTAATCTTAGGAATTATTGTCCAGATGATATAGAAATCTGTGTTGGGAGTCTTGTTCCAATTAATATGCCAAAGATGGAAttgaacaagaaaaaaatggaagaaaaagaaacaaagggaatcATATAG